Proteins from a genomic interval of Clostridium sp. 'deep sea':
- a CDS encoding DUF1189 family protein, translating into MEIRKMSFIKRLKAAVANFNFANIIIKERTRTAVKYFAILAFCISLVIGVTSYLVLKPVFVSIATQLENEVPDFNITNGILTVDGPQPYYNDDSETLLVVDSTGNLKIEDLKAQTTTKDILFFSKDKVYYYSPKNSSLKQEFSYSLLKVDFSKQSILNALQTHNIAFFLALYVSVVAFVAKFIGTILAWILALATASIKRVKLTGGQKYSLALYALTIPSLFNVMFNLSRFRFFYYLIIVIYLAKYMDAIKRDKNKNTHINNDSFSINNQI; encoded by the coding sequence ATGGAGATACGCAAAATGAGCTTTATAAAAAGGCTAAAAGCAGCTGTAGCTAATTTTAATTTTGCTAATATTATTATTAAAGAAAGAACCCGTACAGCAGTTAAGTATTTTGCAATTTTAGCCTTTTGTATTAGTTTAGTAATTGGTGTTACCAGTTACCTAGTGTTAAAACCTGTTTTTGTAAGCATTGCAACACAGTTGGAAAATGAAGTACCAGATTTTAATATTACAAACGGCATTTTAACCGTAGATGGACCTCAACCTTATTATAATGATGACTCAGAAACTCTTTTGGTTGTGGATTCAACTGGTAACCTTAAAATAGAGGATTTAAAAGCTCAAACTACTACAAAGGATATTCTATTTTTTAGTAAGGATAAGGTGTATTATTATTCACCTAAAAACAGTAGTTTAAAACAAGAATTTAGTTATAGTTTACTAAAGGTTGATTTTAGCAAACAATCTATTTTAAATGCCTTACAAACCCATAATATTGCTTTTTTCTTAGCTTTATATGTTTCTGTAGTTGCATTTGTTGCTAAGTTTATTGGAACCATACTTGCCTGGATCTTAGCTTTAGCCACTGCCTCAATTAAAAGGGTAAAGTTAACTGGAGGTCAAAAATACTCTTTAGCTTTATATGCCCTAACTATTCCATCGTTGTTTAATGTAATGTTTAATTTATCTAGGTTTAGATTTTTTTATTACTTGATAATTGTTATTTATTTAGCTAAGTATATGGATGCTATAAAAAGAGATAAAAATAAAAATACTCACATTAATAATGATTCTTTTAGCATCAATAACCAAATCTAA
- a CDS encoding 3D domain-containing protein: MTIKILLYSFCVVLIISLFLIITINPTYSTELPLLSIVRVIEGDLENRVLTLTSKTRISDVAQDNEAGIFIYKQIAGTESYIANSLGITGDLDLSVLNQQFSYSTTTTELPYTTKRVYDYDNLTWGEAKTTKGVKGLSIELWENDPYNNKQLVLEKVVVEPVDNITKIGRKKIYINIDKSKYTKMNVEATAYIDNQTATGIKPYKGVIAVDPKVIPLYSKVYIPGYGMATALDTGGAIKGNKIDLFFEDKKEVYLFGRRNLTIYVLK, from the coding sequence ATGACAATAAAAATATTATTATATAGTTTTTGTGTTGTTTTAATAATATCATTGTTTTTAATTATTACAATAAACCCTACCTATTCTACTGAGTTACCCCTGCTATCTATTGTAAGGGTTATAGAAGGAGATTTAGAGAATAGGGTTTTAACATTAACCTCAAAAACACGCATTAGTGATGTAGCACAGGATAATGAAGCGGGCATATTTATTTATAAACAAATTGCTGGCACAGAAAGTTACATTGCTAACTCTCTTGGAATAACAGGTGATTTAGATCTCTCTGTTTTAAACCAGCAATTTAGCTACTCTACAACTACAACTGAATTACCCTATACTACAAAACGAGTTTACGATTACGATAATTTAACTTGGGGTGAGGCTAAAACAACAAAGGGAGTAAAAGGCTTAAGCATAGAGTTATGGGAAAATGACCCCTATAATAATAAACAATTGGTTTTAGAAAAAGTTGTTGTTGAACCAGTAGATAATATTACTAAAATAGGTCGTAAAAAAATTTATATAAATATTGATAAAAGTAAATATACAAAAATGAATGTAGAGGCTACTGCCTATATCGATAACCAAACAGCAACAGGTATTAAACCTTATAAAGGAGTTATTGCAGTAGACCCTAAGGTTATTCCTTTATATAGTAAAGTTTATATACCAGGCTACGGCATGGCTACTGCCCTTGATACAGGTGGGGCTATAAAAGGTAATAAAATTGATTTATTTTTTGAAGATAAAAAAGAAGTATATTTATTTGGCAGAAGAAATCTTACTATTTATGTTTTAAAATAA
- a CDS encoding glycosyltransferase, whose amino-acid sequence MRVMIFTAGVGSGHNQVAKTLRDQLLDNPNNTVETLDVIKTISPFFSKVVLDSYLAMLKHMPSMWGLLHDQFDQSRVKEEPFTLMNSFLARELNTCIANFVPDIIVNTHPFASNLMGTLRQRGKVNCPVVTLVTDYNVHTAWLHSYIDKFYVAAPLLKSFVTMLNIPETRIVSKGLPVRKQFLQVQQHPVEEIRAKLSLNSIPTLLFMGGGLGLGDITEVLSYTDKTISGCQILVVCGSNDTLYNALAAKQWNNRVILYRFIENVAELMYTADLVITKPGGVTCTEALCLGKPLGLISPIPGQETRNQHFFLNNGVAISIPSNRYAGYIIADLLKNKKRRFVMGQLAKDLTNVHADIDIINDWNSLFQKSTLDTLGYK is encoded by the coding sequence ATGAGAGTAATGATTTTTACAGCGGGTGTAGGCAGCGGCCACAATCAGGTTGCCAAAACACTTCGTGATCAATTATTAGACAATCCCAACAACACCGTAGAGACTTTAGATGTTATTAAAACTATCAGCCCTTTTTTTAGCAAAGTGGTTTTAGATAGTTATTTAGCAATGTTAAAACATATGCCCAGCATGTGGGGACTTTTGCACGATCAGTTTGATCAATCTAGGGTTAAAGAAGAACCCTTTACTTTAATGAATAGCTTTTTAGCACGCGAACTTAACACTTGTATTGCGAATTTTGTGCCCGATATTATTGTAAACACCCACCCCTTTGCCAGTAACTTAATGGGTACATTAAGGCAACGAGGAAAAGTCAATTGCCCAGTTGTAACTTTAGTTACAGACTATAACGTTCATACTGCTTGGTTACATAGCTATATAGATAAATTCTATGTAGCTGCCCCCTTACTAAAATCTTTTGTAACTATGCTCAATATTCCTGAAACTCGAATAGTTAGCAAAGGACTGCCTGTTCGTAAACAATTTTTACAGGTACAACAACACCCTGTTGAAGAAATAAGAGCTAAACTAAGTTTAAACAGCATACCCACTCTCTTATTTATGGGTGGTGGTTTAGGTTTAGGAGATATTACTGAGGTTTTATCTTATACAGATAAAACAATTTCAGGTTGTCAAATTTTAGTTGTTTGTGGCAGTAATGATACATTATATAATGCTTTAGCAGCAAAGCAGTGGAATAATAGAGTTATATTATATAGGTTTATAGAAAACGTTGCTGAGCTAATGTATACGGCTGATTTGGTAATTACAAAACCTGGTGGTGTAACCTGCACTGAGGCCCTATGTTTAGGAAAACCTTTGGGGCTTATATCACCTATTCCGGGTCAAGAAACCCGTAACCAGCATTTCTTTTTAAATAATGGGGTTGCTATTAGTATTCCGAGTAACCGCTATGCGGGTTACATTATTGCGGATTTGTTAAAAAATAAAAAGAGAAGATTTGTTATGGGTCAGCTGGCAAAAGACCTTACAAATGTACATGCTGATATTGATATTATTAATGATTGGAATAGCCTATTTCAAAAATCAACTCTTGACACTTTAGGCTATAAATGA
- a CDS encoding NUDIX hydrolase, whose translation MNYINQIKHYQPINAQEAQDQKVILKYIQQFPHNILLRDNEFAHITSSGFIMNKELAKVLMVNHHIINNWAWTGGHADGEADLLKVAIKEAKEETGIKTVTALANKIVALDILPVGGHVKKEKYISCHVHLSVAYILIANENEQLTIKKDENSGVQWLPVEYINENNFLKNDVYLYSKLIKKAYSLTEIK comes from the coding sequence ATGAACTATATAAATCAAATAAAACACTATCAACCTATAAATGCCCAAGAAGCTCAAGATCAAAAGGTAATACTAAAATACATACAGCAGTTTCCACATAACATATTGTTAAGAGATAACGAGTTTGCCCACATTACCAGCTCGGGTTTTATAATGAACAAAGAGCTGGCAAAAGTACTAATGGTTAACCACCATATTATTAATAACTGGGCATGGACAGGTGGGCATGCCGACGGTGAGGCAGACTTATTAAAGGTAGCAATAAAAGAGGCCAAAGAAGAAACAGGCATTAAAACAGTTACAGCTTTAGCTAATAAAATAGTAGCACTAGATATTCTTCCAGTTGGAGGGCATGTTAAAAAAGAAAAGTATATTAGCTGTCATGTGCATTTATCTGTAGCCTATATCTTAATAGCCAATGAAAATGAACAGTTAACAATTAAAAAAGATGAAAACAGCGGAGTACAGTGGCTACCAGTTGAATATATTAATGAAAATAACTTTTTAAAAAATGACGTATATTTATACAGTAAGCTAATAAAAAAAGCCTATTCCCTTACTGAGATAAAGTAG
- a CDS encoding dipeptidase: MNISERARNLHFNSFVIDTHCDTLMKVCNSWNARTRKMNNLDAPYDLSKDYDSLHLNIPKMKTGGHNLQFFAVYLEPQYKPFGSLKRTLQGFDAFYEMIENNPEVMLVKSYEDALKAQKANSLAGLLSIEGGEALEGDLSVLRMLYKLGLRCIGLTWNQRNRIAEGVGDCVSGGGLTVFGRELIKEMNRLGVIVDVSHLSEPGFWDVIKYSSKSIIASHSNAKAVCDHARNLTDEQIKALAKNGGVMGMNFCRAFVKSGDTVTIEHMLDHIDHIINLVGPNHIGIGSDFDGIAAAPDGLENVTKFPNLTEGLIRRGHSDETIKKLLGENYLRVMKNTL, from the coding sequence ATGAATATATCAGAACGTGCACGCAACCTACATTTCAACTCTTTTGTGATAGATACCCATTGTGATACTCTAATGAAGGTATGCAACTCATGGAATGCTAGGACAAGAAAGATGAATAATTTAGATGCTCCATACGATTTAAGTAAAGATTATGACTCACTACATTTAAATATACCTAAAATGAAAACGGGTGGTCATAATTTACAGTTTTTTGCAGTATACTTAGAGCCCCAGTATAAACCCTTCGGTTCATTAAAGCGTACCTTACAGGGTTTTGATGCTTTTTATGAAATGATAGAAAATAATCCCGAGGTTATGCTTGTAAAATCTTATGAGGATGCCCTAAAAGCTCAAAAAGCTAATTCTTTGGCTGGCTTATTGTCTATAGAAGGTGGAGAAGCTTTAGAGGGTGACTTAAGCGTTTTAAGAATGTTATATAAGCTTGGCTTAAGATGTATTGGTTTAACTTGGAACCAACGCAATAGAATTGCTGAAGGTGTTGGTGACTGCGTAAGTGGTGGTGGATTAACTGTATTTGGTAGAGAGCTCATTAAAGAAATGAATAGGCTTGGGGTAATAGTAGATGTTTCTCATTTATCTGAACCAGGTTTTTGGGATGTTATTAAATACAGCTCTAAATCCATAATCGCCTCTCACTCTAATGCCAAAGCAGTATGTGACCATGCCCGTAACCTAACAGATGAGCAAATTAAAGCTTTAGCTAAAAATGGTGGCGTTATGGGAATGAACTTCTGCCGAGCATTTGTGAAAAGTGGTGATACAGTAACTATAGAACATATGTTAGATCACATAGATCACATTATTAACTTAGTAGGACCCAACCATATTGGCATTGGCTCCGATTTTGACGGCATAGCTGCTGCTCCAGACGGATTAGAAAATGTTACTAAATTCCCTAACTTAACAGAGGGTTTAATAAGAAGAGGCCACAGTGATGAAACAATTAAAAAGCTGTTGGGCGAAAATTATTTAAGAGTTATGAAGAATACTTTGTAA
- a CDS encoding TspO/MBR family protein, giving the protein MKKKFTKNDIFLLAISLLITLLVGYIGSIFTATSINDWYMSLNKPSFTPPSSVFAPVWTFIYILMGISLFLVWRQNTDIYYVRQALKLFFLQLFLNLAWSFAFFYLQSPFLALLIILLLLISIWYTIKAFKTVSKPAAYLLYPYLIWVSFAAILNAAIWWLNR; this is encoded by the coding sequence ATGAAAAAAAAGTTTACAAAGAACGATATATTTTTGTTGGCGATATCATTGTTAATAACCCTGTTAGTAGGATATATAGGCAGCATATTTACGGCTACCTCCATTAATGACTGGTATATGAGTCTTAATAAACCCAGCTTTACACCCCCGAGTAGCGTTTTTGCGCCAGTATGGACTTTTATTTATATTTTAATGGGAATAAGCTTATTTTTAGTATGGAGACAAAATACAGATATTTACTATGTTAGACAGGCCTTAAAACTATTTTTTTTACAACTATTTTTAAACCTAGCTTGGAGTTTTGCCTTTTTCTATTTACAGTCACCGTTTTTAGCATTACTAATAATATTACTTTTACTTATCAGCATTTGGTACACCATAAAAGCGTTTAAAACAGTCTCTAAACCAGCCGCATATTTACTATATCCATATTTAATATGGGTAAGCTTTGCAGCAATATTAAATGCCGCAATTTGGTGGCTTAATAGGTAG
- a CDS encoding tocopherol cyclase family protein has translation MALTKKIKKNCNYFEGWYYRLINPVSKKSLAFIPGISLGKDKHAFIQLLTSDGLIDYYRFPVNQFSYKKPLTIKIADNFFNKKALEVNLNGVNKISGSLKLTDIQPLSFNLMGPFALLPNLPCYHGVISMQHKVNGTLKINNEVSHWNNLGYIETDKGHSFPNGHIWLQCNSFRNCKNLSLSCAISEITIARRSIPVCYILIHHNNKRYYFTTWLGAKTKHIIYKNNNLNLIIKQRNHDLKINILMPQNYLKEKNLLVSPSQGSMVSHVNEILNANIHLTYLHKNRTIIDDKGTMCAVEIKNIHYLYP, from the coding sequence ATGGCACTGACAAAAAAGATTAAAAAAAACTGCAATTATTTTGAGGGCTGGTATTATCGTTTAATTAATCCTGTTAGTAAAAAGTCTTTGGCTTTTATACCTGGCATATCCTTAGGTAAAGATAAACATGCTTTTATTCAATTGTTAACTAGCGATGGTTTAATAGACTACTATCGATTTCCTGTAAATCAGTTTAGTTACAAAAAACCACTGACAATTAAGATTGCTGATAATTTTTTTAATAAAAAGGCTTTAGAGGTGAATTTAAATGGTGTTAATAAAATTAGTGGTTCTTTAAAGCTAACAGATATTCAGCCCCTAAGTTTTAATTTAATGGGCCCCTTTGCGCTTTTGCCTAATTTACCCTGTTACCACGGTGTTATTAGTATGCAACATAAGGTTAATGGCACCCTAAAAATAAATAATGAAGTAAGCCATTGGAATAACTTAGGGTATATTGAAACAGATAAAGGTCACTCGTTTCCTAATGGCCATATTTGGTTACAGTGTAATAGCTTTAGAAATTGTAAAAACCTAAGTTTATCATGTGCTATCTCCGAAATTACTATTGCTCGTAGGTCTATTCCAGTTTGTTATATTTTAATTCACCATAACAATAAACGGTATTATTTTACTACTTGGTTAGGTGCTAAAACTAAACATATTATTTATAAGAACAATAATTTAAATCTTATTATAAAACAACGTAACCACGATCTAAAAATTAACATACTTATGCCCCAAAACTATTTAAAAGAAAAAAATTTATTAGTTTCCCCAAGTCAAGGATCTATGGTAAGCCATGTTAATGAGATTTTAAATGCTAATATTCATTTAACTTATTTACACAAAAATAGAACTATTATTGATGATAAAGGTACAATGTGTGCTGTTGAAATTAAAAACATTCACTATCTCTATCCCTAA
- a CDS encoding NUDIX domain-containing protein, producing the protein MEIKYCNNCGKELVLKEIGDEGLLPYCNNCCKAFPSVFNTCVIVAVINDNNIALIKQSYVTTNNWVLIAGYIKKGDSAEQTVLQEVNEETGLSVTKMLYVKSYYYEKKSMLMLGFIAHVNKGEFNISSEVDDISWFPLTTAEQNLRKGSIAYQLCLEAKNRVL; encoded by the coding sequence ATGGAGATAAAATATTGTAATAACTGTGGCAAAGAGCTAGTTTTAAAAGAGATAGGTGATGAGGGTTTATTGCCTTATTGTAATAATTGTTGTAAGGCATTTCCTAGTGTATTTAATACCTGTGTAATAGTAGCAGTTATTAATGATAACAACATTGCTCTCATTAAACAAAGTTACGTAACAACTAATAATTGGGTATTAATTGCTGGCTACATCAAAAAAGGAGATTCGGCTGAGCAAACAGTATTACAAGAGGTTAATGAAGAAACTGGTTTATCAGTAACTAAAATGCTGTATGTTAAAAGTTATTATTATGAAAAAAAATCTATGTTAATGCTTGGTTTTATAGCCCATGTAAATAAGGGCGAGTTTAATATTAGCAGTGAAGTAGATGATATTAGTTGGTTTCCCTTAACTACTGCTGAGCAAAACCTACGGAAAGGTAGTATAGCCTATCAACTATGTTTAGAAGCAAAAAATAGAGTTTTATAA
- a CDS encoding FAD-dependent oxidoreductase → MVENLSYLHKSHSLWLSDIERPKFPKLVDKHNADVVVIGGGIVGVTTALLLQEQGYNTILLEARSLASGASGHTSAKITSQHQVKYSEILKEVGLKKTQLYVKASNAGASLIRQLINKYKIECDYQELPAYVYTTNSQHLASLKQEQQAANKAGLNYEFVKNIESLPFKIAGALQLTGQAQFNPVKYIYGLANAFIKLGGHIYENSRVSKISIANPAWAFTRDGLVETNKLVIATHFPIYDFYNGFTARLHGERSYVIAIKPNSPQPKGIFITADRPILSLRTMIYNGEELLLVGGCGHSTGLYQKSVSPYRILMERIKKFYPHAELIATWSAQDYISLDKLPYIGRLVPWYGEALVATGFAKWGMTMGSVSALILANLVKNNEHPFKKVFSPSRADMLYKFMNLMQNGSRFFKHLVISRIKHQTTELSNIAKGDGGIINYNGKAVGVYRDFNGKLHAVKPYCSHLGCMLSFNKAEKSWDCPCHASRFNYDGSVIESPTRINLETIVLKGFYNGTDKKD, encoded by the coding sequence GTGGTTGAGAATTTATCTTATTTACATAAATCACACTCACTATGGCTGAGTGATATAGAGCGACCTAAGTTTCCTAAGCTTGTAGATAAACACAACGCCGATGTTGTGGTTATAGGTGGTGGAATTGTTGGTGTTACTACTGCCCTTTTGTTACAAGAACAGGGTTATAACACTATTTTATTAGAGGCCCGTAGCTTAGCAAGTGGTGCTAGTGGTCATACATCGGCAAAGATAACGTCTCAACACCAAGTTAAGTATAGTGAAATTTTAAAAGAGGTAGGGTTAAAAAAAACACAGTTATATGTTAAAGCCTCTAACGCAGGAGCTAGCTTAATTAGGCAATTAATTAATAAATATAAGATAGAGTGTGATTATCAAGAGCTACCTGCTTATGTTTATACAACTAATTCACAGCATTTAGCTAGCTTAAAACAAGAACAACAGGCGGCTAACAAGGCTGGTTTAAACTATGAGTTTGTAAAGAATATAGAATCATTGCCTTTTAAAATTGCAGGTGCTTTACAGCTAACAGGTCAAGCCCAGTTTAATCCAGTGAAATATATTTATGGATTGGCAAATGCGTTTATTAAGTTAGGCGGACACATTTATGAAAACTCACGGGTCTCTAAAATAAGCATTGCTAACCCAGCTTGGGCTTTTACTCGAGATGGTTTAGTTGAAACAAATAAACTAGTAATAGCTACACATTTTCCAATATATGATTTTTATAATGGTTTCACAGCAAGGCTGCATGGCGAACGCTCTTATGTAATAGCCATAAAGCCTAACTCCCCACAACCCAAAGGTATTTTTATTACAGCAGATAGACCTATTTTATCATTAAGAACTATGATTTATAACGGTGAAGAGCTTTTATTAGTTGGGGGATGTGGACATAGTACTGGTCTTTACCAAAAAAGTGTTTCACCATACCGTATTTTGATGGAGCGCATTAAAAAGTTTTACCCCCATGCTGAGCTAATAGCTACCTGGTCAGCTCAAGACTATATTAGTTTGGATAAACTGCCTTACATAGGCAGGTTAGTACCTTGGTATGGTGAGGCCTTGGTGGCAACTGGCTTTGCTAAATGGGGTATGACTATGGGCTCAGTTTCTGCATTAATTTTAGCCAATTTAGTTAAAAACAATGAACACCCTTTTAAAAAGGTTTTTTCACCTAGTAGGGCAGATATGTTGTATAAGTTTATGAATTTAATGCAAAATGGCTCCCGTTTTTTTAAACACCTGGTGATAAGCCGCATAAAACACCAAACTACTGAGCTTAGTAATATTGCTAAAGGAGACGGCGGCATTATTAATTACAACGGTAAAGCCGTTGGAGTTTATCGTGACTTTAACGGTAAACTACATGCAGTTAAACCCTACTGCTCTCATTTGGGTTGTATGCTTAGCTTTAATAAAGCAGAAAAAAGCTGGGACTGCCCCTGCCATGCCTCACGTTTTAATTACGATGGCAGTGTTATTGAGAGCCCTACTCGTATAAATTTAGAGACCATAGTACTGAAAGGATTTTATAATGGCACTGACAAAAAAGATTAA
- the murI gene encoding glutamate racemase, with product MCSSCNAPIGIFDSGVGGISVLCTATKLMPNEDFIYYADNAFAPYGTQTVQAVKDHSFRVANWLLNKGVKAIVVACNTATSAAIKDLRDSFTIPIIGMEPALKPAIEKHGSKKIIVLATPMTLANKKFNLLMNRYGKNKDIVSLPAPKLVEMIESGNFNNTVMQNYLKHKFNDYLNLTSAIVLGCTHFLYIANMLQKLVGKNVVLVDGNIGTIRQLANTLARNNLLNKHGGNIKIWSSGDDLTLKLCNKLYEYGKNNLRFYE from the coding sequence TTGTGTAGTTCATGTAATGCACCTATAGGTATTTTTGATTCTGGTGTAGGTGGAATTAGTGTACTTTGCACAGCAACTAAGCTTATGCCTAATGAAGATTTTATTTACTATGCCGACAACGCTTTTGCACCTTATGGTACGCAAACTGTGCAGGCTGTTAAAGATCATTCTTTTAGGGTAGCTAATTGGCTTCTTAACAAGGGTGTTAAAGCTATTGTGGTAGCTTGTAATACTGCTACTAGTGCTGCTATAAAGGATTTACGTGATTCTTTTACTATTCCTATCATTGGTATGGAACCAGCACTTAAACCTGCTATAGAGAAACATGGCAGTAAAAAAATAATTGTTTTGGCAACACCCATGACTCTGGCAAATAAAAAATTTAATTTGCTTATGAATAGGTATGGAAAAAACAAAGATATTGTTTCGTTACCAGCCCCAAAGCTTGTGGAAATGATTGAAAGTGGCAATTTTAACAATACTGTTATGCAAAATTACTTAAAGCATAAGTTTAATGATTATTTAAATTTGACATCTGCTATTGTTTTAGGTTGTACTCATTTTTTATATATTGCAAATATGTTACAAAAGCTTGTAGGCAAAAATGTTGTTTTAGTTGATGGAAATATTGGCACAATACGCCAACTAGCTAACACCCTGGCAAGAAACAATCTTTTAAATAAGCATGGTGGAAATATTAAAATTTGGTCATCTGGTGATGATTTAACTCTTAAGTTATGTAATAAGCTCTATGAGTATGGTAAAAATAATTTAAGATTTTATGAATAA
- a CDS encoding MFS transporter gives MNKKKLFNKNFVLLWLGQTVSQIGNTAGSIALIWWITTERSVEALGIMAMVSGLVAVIAGSFAGALVDKLNKKYIIVICDLLQFIIYAILGYCALKAKLTLPVLYTCSGFSTLVTVMFGPAISASVPLIVDKEDLVKANSLTKSSESSVKIIGFVVGGIGLSLFGVPMFLVLDSITYLISAISEMFILIPYKVKNKVKIKFKAIVCDIKLGYNYVKTDKGLFTIMIFAMLVNVLFIPIFLLLPMYVKYTLGFDSNVYGFFSAAMLTGFLLGSLILSTVDVAKKFPQLLKWCMLIIGLCLLPLSLLPQHLWYLNLITFVICGLVNSIFNISLMTSIQKTTKQEHMGKVFGFMNTVSMGLQPAAQGLTGYIAKFVAITTIYLVCSVSIIISGIQFAFNKLMVARVTGHNTETQPAIAD, from the coding sequence GTGAACAAAAAAAAACTATTTAATAAAAATTTTGTGTTGCTTTGGTTAGGGCAAACTGTTTCACAGATAGGCAATACAGCTGGCTCTATTGCTTTAATATGGTGGATTACTACCGAGAGGTCGGTTGAGGCTTTAGGTATTATGGCAATGGTATCTGGCTTAGTTGCTGTAATTGCAGGCTCTTTTGCAGGGGCTTTAGTAGATAAGCTTAATAAAAAATATATTATTGTTATATGTGATTTACTACAGTTTATTATTTACGCAATTTTAGGGTATTGTGCCTTAAAAGCTAAATTAACTTTACCAGTATTATATACTTGCAGTGGTTTTTCTACTTTAGTAACAGTTATGTTTGGACCTGCAATTAGTGCATCTGTTCCCTTAATTGTTGATAAAGAGGACTTAGTTAAAGCTAATTCCTTAACTAAGTCTTCGGAGAGTTCTGTAAAAATAATTGGTTTTGTAGTGGGCGGAATTGGATTAAGCCTATTTGGAGTACCAATGTTTTTAGTCCTTGATAGCATTACCTATTTGATTTCAGCTATTTCCGAAATGTTTATTCTTATTCCTTATAAGGTAAAGAATAAGGTGAAAATAAAGTTTAAAGCTATTGTTTGTGATATAAAACTGGGTTATAACTATGTAAAAACAGACAAGGGTTTGTTTACAATTATGATTTTTGCCATGTTAGTTAATGTTTTATTTATTCCTATATTTTTATTACTACCTATGTATGTTAAATATACCTTAGGTTTTGATAGTAATGTGTATGGCTTTTTTTCAGCAGCCATGTTAACAGGCTTTTTATTAGGCTCACTAATTCTTTCTACTGTAGATGTTGCTAAAAAATTTCCCCAATTATTAAAGTGGTGTATGTTAATTATAGGTTTATGTTTATTACCTTTGTCATTACTACCACAACATTTATGGTACTTAAACTTAATAACCTTTGTTATATGTGGATTAGTTAACTCTATATTTAATATAAGCCTTATGACAAGCATTCAAAAAACTACTAAGCAGGAACACATGGGTAAAGTTTTTGGTTTTATGAATACAGTTTCTATGGGTTTACAACCAGCAGCCCAAGGTTTAACAGGTTATATAGCTAAGTTTGTTGCTATAACAACTATTTATTTAGTATGTAGTGTGTCAATAATAATATCTGGAATACAATTTGCCTTTAATAAGCTCATGGTAGCTAGAGTTACAGGCCATAATACTGAAACTCAACCTGCTATTGCGGATTAA